Genomic DNA from Streptococcus uberis:
TGTTTACGACTTCTGCACTGAGACTATTGGTTTCGCCATAACCATAATGATAGTCTGCTAATAATCCACCTTCAAAGCTAGGCGTTTGTAAAATCTTCTGTTCAAGACCATCTAGCTTTGCTTTTGCCTGCTCAGGTGTTTCTGCTTTTGTTGACAACCGCAATGTCACTTCACCAATTTTTGCATAGGGTGCAATTGTTGGGTCTGATTGCTTATGAATCATTTCTGATAAAATTGTGACAAGCTGACTTTCTCCAATGCCGAAAAAACGCAATACTCTTGAGTATAAGGCAGTATGATTACCTGATAGTACTGGTAGAAGGTATTGGTTGACCATCGGTTTTAATTCACTTGGTGGTCCTGGTAAAAGAACGTAGGTTACACCATCAACTTCCAAAATACCACCAACAGCCAGTCCTGTAATATTTGGGATGGGTGTTGACCCCTCAATAATTTGCGCTTGTCGCTCATTATTTGGAGTTCGGGAATAATGAGGTCGACTCGCAAAAAAGTGATCTAATTTTTGACTGGCGGATGGCTCAAAAACTAAAGACTTCCCTAAAAAGCTTGCAACAGTTTGTTTTGTTAAATCATCCTCTGTTGGACCTAAACCTCCACATAGAAGGATTAAATCACTTCTCTGGCTTGCAATGTCAAGTAAGTTTAGTAAGCGAGATTCATTATCACCCACAGCTGTTTGAAAAAAAACATCAACTCCAATCTCAGCCATTTTTTCAGATAAAAATTGCGCATTCGTATTTAAAACTTGTCCTGTTAACAATTCTGTTCCAACTGCTATTATTTCAGCTTTCATTTAACCACCCTACTTTATTATTCGAAATTTGTTTTCATTTTAACAAAAAAATCCTTAATTGACTTCAATTAAGGATACATCAAAATCTTATTATTTAAAGGAACACCCTTCCTCATGATCATTAATCATCCCTGAAGCTTGTAAAAATGAATAGACTGTTGTTGGACCTAAAAACTTAAAACCACGTTTCTTTAGGTCTTTAGCCAATTTTTTTGATAAATCATTTTGCGTTGGTACAGGATGCGCCTGATTAACTAGATTATGTATGGGCTTGCCTCCAATAAAATCCCAAAGATAAGCTGAAAAAGTTCCAAATTCTTTTTGTATGTTTAAAACTGCCTGTGCGTTGTTCACAGTAGCTGCTAACTTTTGTCTATGGCGGATGATGCTTGGATTCTGCATTGCGACAGCCATTTCTCTTTGACTAAATCTTGCTACCTTAGCAATGTCATAGTTATAAAATACTTCTTTAAATGCGGAGCGTTTTTTCAAAACAGTCAAC
This window encodes:
- a CDS encoding DNA-3-methyladenine glycosylase I; the protein is MKKRCSWVPSENELYCRYHDEEWGKPLYEDRALFELLCLESYQSGLSWLTVLKKRSAFKEVFYNYDIAKVARFSQREMAVAMQNPSIIRHRQKLAATVNNAQAVLNIQKEFGTFSAYLWDFIGGKPIHNLVNQAHPVPTQNDLSKKLAKDLKKRGFKFLGPTTVYSFLQASGMINDHEEGCSFK
- a CDS encoding competence/damage-inducible protein A; protein product: MKAEIIAVGTELLTGQVLNTNAQFLSEKMAEIGVDVFFQTAVGDNESRLLNLLDIASQRSDLILLCGGLGPTEDDLTKQTVASFLGKSLVFEPSASQKLDHFFASRPHYSRTPNNERQAQIIEGSTPIPNITGLAVGGILEVDGVTYVLLPGPPSELKPMVNQYLLPVLSGNHTALYSRVLRFFGIGESQLVTILSEMIHKQSDPTIAPYAKIGEVTLRLSTKAETPEQAKAKLDGLEQKILQTPSFEGGLLADYHYGYGETNSLSAEVVNMLKERSMTITAAESLTAGLFQSTIADFPGSSKLFRGGFVTYHIEEKAKMLQLQLSDLELHGVVSAFTAKKMAEQSRHLTASDIGVGLTGVAGPDALEGHNVGTVFIGIATLKGAKSYKVSIGGRSRSDIRYIACLHAFDLVRKTLLNGLNLL